One Halioglobus japonicus DNA segment encodes these proteins:
- a CDS encoding helix-turn-helix transcriptional regulator, which produces MATIILDEQARIRNANPIAQVLLEEGDGLTRNGDSLQLAGRDANRQLQQALATIIAAQAQGQPSVAHALRVPRSGSRSDLGLVVRPVPHSEWSQGQSSPCAAVFISDPDQHESASKQTLGELFELTPAEANLAILLARGLSLAEVSEVQNISQHTARAQLKSIFAKTGISRQAELVRLIIKSVASLG; this is translated from the coding sequence GTGGCCACCATCATCCTCGACGAGCAAGCCAGAATTCGCAACGCCAATCCGATCGCCCAGGTGCTACTCGAAGAAGGTGATGGTCTCACCCGCAACGGCGACAGCCTGCAATTGGCCGGGCGTGACGCCAACCGTCAGCTGCAGCAGGCGCTGGCAACAATCATTGCCGCACAGGCCCAGGGGCAACCCTCAGTGGCTCACGCGCTGCGAGTTCCGCGCTCTGGCAGCCGCTCCGATCTCGGTCTGGTAGTACGCCCGGTGCCGCACTCCGAATGGAGTCAGGGCCAATCAAGCCCCTGCGCAGCGGTCTTTATCTCGGACCCCGATCAGCACGAATCGGCCTCCAAACAAACCCTCGGAGAGCTGTTTGAGCTCACTCCCGCAGAAGCCAATCTGGCCATTTTGCTGGCGCGCGGCCTGAGCCTGGCAGAGGTCTCTGAAGTACAAAATATTTCCCAGCACACCGCCAGGGCCCAGTTAAAGTCGATCTTCGCGAAAACCGGTATTTCCCGACAGGCCGAACTGGTGCGATTGATTATCAAGAGCGTTGCCTCACTGGGCTAG
- the ccoO gene encoding cytochrome-c oxidase, cbb3-type subunit II — MKHEAVETNIGLMIVGMIIAISFGTLVELVPLMFIKETNEPIAGLKPLPALELEGRDIYIREGCNTCHSQMIRPLRAETERYGHYSVAGEFVYDHPFLWGSKRTGPDLARVGGRYSDDWHRAHLYNPRDVVPESNMPAFPWLFEKTLSGEHTAQKMTSLRTVGVPYTDDDIADAAAAVAGKKEIDALVAYLQQLGLLLQSRR, encoded by the coding sequence ATGAAACACGAAGCAGTCGAGACCAACATAGGCTTGATGATTGTCGGTATGATCATCGCCATCAGCTTTGGCACGCTAGTGGAATTGGTGCCCCTGATGTTCATTAAGGAAACCAACGAACCCATTGCGGGCCTCAAACCCCTTCCCGCACTCGAACTGGAAGGCCGCGACATTTATATTCGCGAAGGGTGCAACACCTGTCACTCACAGATGATTCGTCCCCTGCGCGCCGAGACCGAACGCTACGGGCACTACTCAGTGGCTGGCGAATTTGTCTACGATCATCCCTTCCTGTGGGGCTCAAAACGAACCGGCCCTGACCTTGCCCGCGTAGGTGGTCGTTACTCTGACGACTGGCATCGCGCGCACTTGTACAACCCCCGCGACGTCGTTCCTGAATCCAACATGCCGGCATTCCCCTGGCTGTTTGAAAAGACGCTCAGTGGCGAGCACACCGCCCAGAAGATGACGTCTCTGCGCACGGTGGGCGTGCCCTACACCGATGATGACATTGCTGACGCAGCGGCCGCTGTCGCAGGCAAGAAAGAGATCGACGCCCTGGTCGCCTATCTGCAGCAGCTCGGTCTGCTGCTACAATCGAGGCGCTAA
- a CDS encoding Yip1 family protein: MIQHTFGLLVKPSSQWKSISELSDSSFKTLLLYPWILSIIPAVAWYYGTTDIGWTVGDGESVRLTKDSALQICILFYLTQVVCLAVLGYFVHWMSDTYGAESSIAKGIIICSLAATPMFIFGAVGFYPVLWLDLLIGIVAVCWAVYLMYLGIPILMDIPEERGFLFSSAVMGVALVLLICIMVGAVILWDFGAAPAFTD; encoded by the coding sequence ATGATTCAACATACCTTCGGCTTGCTTGTTAAGCCTAGTTCCCAGTGGAAGAGCATTTCTGAGCTGTCCGACAGCTCCTTCAAGACTTTGCTGCTGTATCCCTGGATTCTGTCGATTATTCCAGCTGTGGCCTGGTACTACGGGACCACCGACATAGGCTGGACAGTCGGCGATGGAGAGAGCGTCCGACTCACCAAAGACAGTGCCTTACAAATTTGTATCCTATTTTATTTAACTCAGGTAGTATGCCTCGCCGTTTTGGGCTACTTCGTTCACTGGATGAGCGACACCTACGGCGCGGAGTCCAGTATTGCCAAGGGCATCATCATTTGCTCCCTGGCAGCCACCCCCATGTTTATCTTTGGCGCAGTGGGTTTTTACCCTGTGCTTTGGCTGGACCTACTCATCGGCATTGTCGCCGTGTGCTGGGCCGTCTACCTGATGTATTTGGGCATCCCCATCTTAATGGACATCCCCGAGGAACGCGGATTTCTGTTTTCGAGTGCGGTTATGGGCGTGGCACTGGTCTTGCTGATCTGCATTATGGTCGGCGCAGTGATTTTATGGGACTTCGGAGCGGCACCCGCCTTTACCGACTAG
- the fnr gene encoding fumarate/nitrate reduction transcriptional regulator Fnr — MTNIAESRSESYQTCTHDPQVSCGNCRLNSICLPLALESDDIAQLDDIIQRCKPLQKNQHLYREGDDFESVFAVRSGTLKAYKTTDDDREQVTGFYFPGEILGMDGISNNSHASSAKALETAAICEIPFTSLEKLSALIPNLQRHFFQLMSHEITEDQQLITLLSKNSADERVAALLLSISGRNARRKLSATQFRLPMSRVDIGNYLGLTVETVSRVFSRLQKMDILQVDNKEIEILDSQGLRNIANLSS; from the coding sequence ATGACGAACATTGCAGAGTCGAGGAGCGAAAGCTACCAGACTTGCACCCACGACCCTCAGGTCAGCTGTGGCAATTGCCGCCTTAATAGCATCTGCCTGCCGCTGGCCCTGGAGTCAGACGACATCGCCCAGTTGGATGACATCATCCAGCGCTGCAAACCTCTGCAAAAAAACCAGCACCTGTACCGCGAAGGCGACGACTTCGAGTCGGTATTTGCCGTTCGCTCGGGCACGCTCAAGGCCTACAAGACCACTGATGACGACCGCGAGCAGGTCACTGGTTTTTACTTTCCCGGAGAAATTCTGGGCATGGATGGCATCTCCAACAACTCCCACGCCTCTTCCGCCAAGGCGCTGGAAACCGCAGCCATCTGCGAAATTCCCTTTACCTCACTGGAAAAACTCAGTGCGCTGATACCGAACCTGCAGCGCCACTTTTTCCAGCTGATGAGCCACGAGATCACCGAGGATCAACAACTGATCACTCTGCTGAGCAAAAATTCGGCAGATGAACGTGTGGCCGCACTATTGCTGAGCATCTCCGGTCGCAATGCGCGCCGCAAGCTCAGCGCAACCCAGTTCCGTCTACCCATGTCGCGGGTAGACATTGGCAACTATCTTGGGCTCACGGTGGAAACCGTGTCCCGGGTATTCAGCCGATTGCAGAAAATGGACATTCTGCAAGTGGACAACAAGGAAATAGAAATTCTGGATAGTCAGGGCCTGAGGAACATTGCCAACCTCAGTAGCTAG
- a CDS encoding CcoQ/FixQ family Cbb3-type cytochrome c oxidase assembly chaperone: MDINDLRGLSTLFLMISFIGVCIWAYSSKRKSAFDEAAQLPFADEEQHQNTMQEEVRND; the protein is encoded by the coding sequence ATGGACATCAACGATCTCCGCGGCCTGAGCACGCTATTCCTGATGATCTCGTTCATCGGCGTGTGTATCTGGGCCTACAGCAGCAAACGAAAATCGGCCTTTGATGAAGCCGCACAACTGCCCTTCGCAGATGAAGAGCAGCATCAGAACACCATGCAGGAGGAAGTAAGGAATGACTAG
- a CDS encoding DUF1631 family protein, translating into MPGAPEQPPSLHAMLELETSARLAGQLAVLDRSEFTLAQVQLIQGATTGDKVRVKPGIEATLYYNPDEPDEKVTIQVSAIDGKNLTLRLLETGHRDTILRLLARQEQKSLSDAEHELKGSSAEHTRLLRELRTRSMLRVSELFKHFLHDLVPHLVEKSAQAGNRNDQGHPLYDGANKIRHEMERLSQITLDTVAGYFNELCPPEGGRSFTQGGTPADQLDLVDLNDYEHDLAINRMVAMGEEQHALPLEALILRTAKLISADPLQVRLPIHPRQLSQAFQIGISSLELPPEAAGASYDYFARKVIRKLDEPYQHLNSFLEEHGIGGGLEERIRTKGSLLRPPTTGTTTRNPRSGPPAAVESHASSDGQGEQAHTAAAPQTTPGSIDPSALSMYQSIIDALNLRRGLGVQQAAPDNWGAPVDGTANTNPLADARAVASALGSIQRDTAVQAALREATSLREFLADHREQLGDLQGTGGLSADSLNQLDLVDNLFGTIHAELNVNDELKPALSNLQIPLAKLALLDQTFFADRGHVARDMVDKLSSLATSANFPNRVLEERINHVVDEIVKDYDQDDAVFSRALSKIDRLLDQQQRAIARNVERVVRTQEGQEKLHQARRAVSDVINERIRPPAAPRVLLDLVESGYRDLLVLTHVKEGPDSQVWSDQVNSLDLLVSWLAQLQDGDADRDVGMQRGMEAETLLDMVGQQITSALPTNVAHESVLEELRDILTNNQSVESAEVDATPTSEDKDTEALHSKVRELPRLRRWVRRVEQLQPDSWLSYRDAQGQRHRMRLAWISEEKDRFIFVDERGHKTADLNAVQLARKLSRGAQTPTPSDDMSVVDKSIYRTLEQAQKTLSFARNHDSLTQLVNRDTFVNQLERALNHARRKQTQHALLYINVDQFDLVNQVYDQVSGDQVLLEFSKLLAQLHGKKCSSARLEGDEFALLLLDRSAEQAAQLGEKIRSDIEQASLDIEGEKVSFTVSIGVAPILEHSQAAAELLESARVAMHHAKEQGRNRVEMYHEDQAQATTYQNEKDRSREDLEQALATDRFVLRAQPIVQSAVDGDTPQRRHYELLLALRNKDGSITSPEEFIQSAEQYGFMTLVDRWVIREAFSWISQLMDDQKEVPHLAINLSGVSVTDDDFMEYLLEQISEFGVGTSLICFEITETGTISNLVKAADFVQAFRNIGCKFSIDDFGTGLASHNYLRELPVDYVKIDGTFISNIHHSRADYAMARSINDLAHFLGQETIAESVENDEIIAKLKEIGVDYLQGWGVGKPKPLSEITAELSTIAR; encoded by the coding sequence ATGCCCGGAGCGCCAGAACAACCTCCCTCCCTACACGCCATGCTGGAATTGGAGACGTCCGCCAGACTAGCCGGCCAACTCGCAGTGCTCGACAGGAGCGAGTTTACCCTTGCTCAGGTTCAACTTATTCAAGGAGCCACTACTGGAGACAAAGTCCGGGTTAAACCCGGTATCGAGGCTACCCTTTACTACAACCCCGATGAGCCCGATGAAAAAGTGACGATTCAGGTGTCGGCCATCGATGGCAAAAACCTTACCCTGCGGCTACTCGAAACCGGCCATCGCGACACGATTCTGCGCCTGCTCGCTCGCCAGGAGCAGAAGAGCCTGTCCGACGCAGAACACGAGCTGAAAGGCTCCAGCGCCGAGCATACCCGCCTGCTGCGCGAACTGCGCACCCGCTCGATGTTGCGGGTCTCTGAGCTATTCAAACACTTTCTTCACGATCTGGTACCGCACCTGGTGGAAAAGTCAGCCCAGGCCGGCAATAGAAATGACCAAGGCCACCCACTGTACGACGGTGCCAACAAAATTCGCCACGAGATGGAGCGCCTTAGTCAGATCACCTTGGATACGGTGGCCGGCTATTTCAACGAGCTCTGCCCCCCTGAAGGAGGCCGTAGCTTTACTCAGGGAGGTACGCCGGCCGATCAGTTGGACCTGGTTGACCTGAACGACTATGAGCACGACCTGGCGATTAATCGCATGGTAGCTATGGGTGAGGAGCAACACGCCCTGCCGCTGGAAGCGCTTATTCTCCGCACGGCCAAACTAATCAGCGCCGATCCTCTCCAGGTGCGTCTGCCCATCCACCCACGCCAGCTGAGCCAGGCCTTTCAGATAGGCATCAGCTCGCTGGAACTTCCCCCGGAAGCAGCTGGGGCAAGCTACGACTACTTTGCGCGCAAGGTCATCCGCAAGCTCGATGAGCCCTATCAGCACCTCAACAGTTTCCTCGAGGAGCACGGCATCGGCGGCGGGCTGGAGGAACGGATACGCACCAAAGGATCACTATTGCGCCCACCGACCACCGGGACCACCACACGCAACCCGCGCTCGGGCCCACCCGCGGCCGTTGAATCTCACGCGAGCAGCGACGGTCAGGGCGAACAGGCTCACACAGCAGCTGCGCCGCAGACAACACCCGGCAGTATCGATCCCTCTGCGCTGAGTATGTACCAGTCCATCATCGACGCCCTGAATCTAAGACGCGGGCTGGGCGTACAGCAGGCAGCGCCGGATAACTGGGGAGCGCCAGTTGACGGTACTGCGAACACCAACCCGCTGGCAGATGCCCGGGCAGTGGCCAGTGCGCTGGGCAGCATCCAGCGCGACACCGCAGTGCAGGCGGCCCTGCGTGAAGCCACCTCGCTGCGCGAATTTCTCGCCGATCACCGCGAGCAGCTGGGCGATTTACAAGGCACCGGCGGTCTCAGCGCCGACAGTCTCAACCAGCTCGATCTGGTCGACAATTTATTCGGAACGATTCACGCAGAACTCAATGTCAACGATGAGCTGAAACCCGCTCTGAGTAACCTGCAGATTCCACTGGCAAAACTTGCCCTGCTGGACCAGACATTTTTTGCCGATCGCGGCCATGTGGCTCGCGACATGGTCGACAAACTGTCCTCATTGGCCACTTCGGCGAACTTTCCCAACCGCGTACTCGAAGAACGCATTAACCATGTCGTTGACGAAATTGTTAAGGACTATGACCAGGACGACGCCGTATTCAGCCGCGCCCTGAGCAAAATCGACCGTCTGTTAGATCAGCAGCAGCGCGCCATTGCGCGCAATGTTGAGCGAGTCGTTCGCACCCAGGAAGGTCAGGAGAAACTGCACCAGGCAAGGCGCGCCGTCAGTGATGTGATTAACGAGCGTATCCGCCCGCCGGCTGCGCCGCGCGTATTGCTGGACCTGGTTGAAAGTGGCTATCGAGACCTGCTGGTTCTCACCCATGTCAAAGAGGGCCCCGACAGCCAGGTCTGGTCAGATCAGGTCAACAGCCTCGACCTGCTGGTCTCGTGGTTAGCCCAGCTGCAGGACGGCGACGCTGATCGTGACGTGGGCATGCAGCGCGGCATGGAAGCGGAAACGCTGCTGGACATGGTAGGTCAGCAAATTACTTCAGCACTGCCTACCAACGTGGCTCACGAGTCCGTGCTGGAAGAACTCCGCGACATCCTGACCAACAATCAAAGCGTTGAATCGGCCGAGGTCGATGCGACGCCGACAAGCGAAGATAAAGATACCGAAGCACTTCATTCCAAGGTACGGGAACTACCGCGCCTGCGACGCTGGGTACGTCGCGTTGAACAATTACAGCCCGATTCCTGGTTAAGTTACCGGGACGCACAGGGGCAGCGCCACCGTATGCGCCTGGCCTGGATTAGTGAGGAGAAAGATCGATTTATCTTTGTCGATGAACGCGGCCACAAAACCGCCGATCTAAACGCGGTACAGCTGGCGCGTAAACTCAGCCGGGGAGCGCAAACACCTACCCCCTCGGACGATATGTCGGTCGTGGACAAGAGCATTTACCGGACACTGGAACAGGCGCAGAAAACCCTCAGCTTCGCCCGTAATCACGACTCGCTGACCCAGCTTGTTAACCGCGATACCTTCGTCAATCAGCTGGAAAGAGCGCTTAACCACGCCCGGCGGAAACAAACGCAACACGCGCTGCTGTATATCAACGTCGATCAGTTCGATCTGGTCAACCAGGTCTATGACCAGGTGAGCGGCGACCAGGTACTACTGGAATTCAGCAAACTCCTCGCGCAGCTGCACGGCAAAAAGTGTTCTTCAGCGCGTCTGGAGGGCGACGAGTTCGCGCTACTGTTATTAGATCGCTCAGCGGAACAGGCGGCCCAGTTAGGAGAGAAAATTCGCAGTGATATCGAGCAAGCCAGTCTCGATATCGAGGGCGAAAAAGTCTCATTTACCGTTTCCATCGGTGTCGCACCGATCCTCGAGCACAGCCAGGCGGCCGCGGAGCTGCTCGAGTCAGCCCGCGTGGCGATGCACCACGCCAAGGAACAAGGGCGCAACCGTGTAGAGATGTATCACGAGGATCAGGCCCAGGCGACTACCTACCAAAACGAGAAAGACCGCTCCCGGGAAGATCTCGAGCAGGCATTGGCGACCGATCGCTTTGTATTGCGAGCTCAGCCCATTGTGCAAAGCGCTGTCGATGGCGATACGCCGCAGCGTCGGCACTATGAATTGTTGCTGGCCTTACGCAACAAGGACGGCTCCATCACGTCGCCGGAAGAGTTCATCCAGTCTGCCGAGCAGTACGGCTTTATGACACTGGTCGACCGCTGGGTGATCCGCGAGGCATTCAGCTGGATCAGCCAGCTGATGGACGATCAGAAAGAAGTCCCGCACCTGGCCATTAACCTGTCCGGCGTCAGCGTCACCGACGACGATTTTATGGAATACCTGCTGGAGCAGATCTCCGAGTTCGGTGTGGGCACCAGCCTCATCTGCTTCGAGATCACTGAGACCGGCACTATCTCCAACCTTGTCAAGGCCGCCGACTTCGTCCAGGCGTTTCGCAACATTGGCTGTAAGTTCTCAATCGATGATTTCGGCACCGGGCTTGCCAGCCACAACTATCTGCGCGAACTGCCCGTTGACTATGTCAAAATTGACGGCACATTTATCTCCAATATCCACCACAGCCGAGCCGACTACGCTATGGCCCGATCGATTAACGATCTGGCGCACTTCCTCGGCCAGGAAACCATTGCCGAATCGGTGGAAAACGATGAGATTATTGCCAAGCTCAAGGAAATTGGGGTCGACTACCTGCAGGGCTGGGGCGTGGGCAAACCGAAACCCCTATCCGAGATTACTGCCGAACTTTCCACCATAGCGCGATAA
- the ccoP gene encoding cytochrome-c oxidase, cbb3-type subunit III, whose protein sequence is MTSFWSLWVIILTSLTIVLITWILFANRSRENPEAKTTGHVFDGIEEYDNPMPAWWFMMFVITIVFSIGYLIMYPGMGNFQGLLGWSQESQHDKDVAAAEKRYRDMRDRYLAMPIEEIANDPAVRKMGMRMFSNNCAICHGADAKGAYGFPNLTDDDWIWGGTPEAIKATLVDGRKAAMPAWGGILGDQGVADVSAYVMSLSGREIDSAQKEAGAKHYQTYCVACHGADGKGNQALGAPNLANGIWLYGGSLEQITHSLRAGRNGVMPAQKGLLSEDKIHILTAYVYGLSN, encoded by the coding sequence ATGACTAGTTTCTGGAGTTTGTGGGTAATCATCCTCACTTCACTCACGATAGTGCTCATTACCTGGATACTGTTCGCCAACCGTTCACGCGAGAACCCGGAAGCCAAAACTACCGGCCACGTCTTCGACGGTATCGAAGAGTACGACAACCCGATGCCGGCGTGGTGGTTCATGATGTTTGTCATCACCATTGTGTTCAGCATTGGCTATCTGATCATGTACCCGGGCATGGGTAATTTCCAGGGCCTACTCGGCTGGTCCCAGGAATCACAGCACGATAAGGATGTGGCCGCCGCAGAGAAGCGCTATCGCGACATGCGAGATCGCTACCTTGCCATGCCCATTGAGGAAATCGCCAATGACCCTGCGGTACGCAAAATGGGCATGCGTATGTTCAGTAATAACTGCGCTATCTGCCACGGTGCCGATGCCAAGGGCGCCTACGGCTTCCCCAATCTGACGGACGATGACTGGATATGGGGCGGCACCCCCGAGGCCATCAAAGCCACACTGGTTGACGGGCGCAAGGCAGCCATGCCTGCCTGGGGTGGCATTCTGGGCGACCAGGGTGTGGCCGATGTTTCAGCCTATGTGATGTCACTCAGTGGCCGCGAAATTGATAGCGCTCAGAAAGAAGCCGGCGCGAAGCATTACCAGACCTATTGTGTCGCCTGTCACGGTGCAGATGGCAAGGGCAATCAGGCATTGGGCGCTCCCAACCTGGCCAACGGGATTTGGCTTTACGGCGGCTCCCTGGAGCAGATCACGCACAGTCTTCGCGCAGGACGCAACGGCGTTATGCCTGCGCAGAAGGGCCTGCTCAGTGAGGATAAGATTCACATCCTGACGGCCTACGTCTACGGCCTGAGTAACTAA
- the ccoN gene encoding cytochrome-c oxidase, cbb3-type subunit I: MSELNSALEHPTYNYKVVRQFAIMTVVWGIVGMLVGVIIAAQLAWPELNLGIEYLHFGRLRPLHTNAVIFAFGGCALFATSYFIVQRTCQVRLVSDKLAAFTFWGWQAVIVAAAITLPLGLTSSKEYAELEWPIDILIAVVWVAYGVVFFGTIMKRKARHIYVANWFLGSFIVTVAILHIMNSAAVPVSAFKSYSAYAGTVDAMVQWWYGHNAVGFFLTAGFLGMMYYFVPKQAERPVYSYRLSIVHFWALISIYIWAGPHHLHYTALPDWAQSLGMIMSLILLAPSWGGMINGMMTLSGAWHKLRTDPILRFLVVSLSFYGMSTFEGPMMAIKTVNALSHYTDWTIGHVHSGALGWVAMISIGSLYHLIPIVFGRDRMYSTDLINVHFWMATIGTVMYIASMWVNGIMQGLMWRAYNQDGTLTYSFVESVAASYPGYVVRVLGGAVFFGGMLVMAYNVYMTTRRDVEAQPAPVAASAA, translated from the coding sequence ATGAGCGAGCTTAACTCCGCACTGGAACATCCCACCTACAACTATAAGGTGGTGCGCCAGTTTGCAATTATGACGGTAGTCTGGGGGATAGTGGGCATGCTGGTTGGCGTGATTATCGCCGCCCAGCTCGCCTGGCCCGAGCTGAACCTGGGTATCGAATACCTGCATTTCGGGCGCCTGCGCCCGCTGCACACCAATGCGGTAATCTTTGCCTTCGGGGGCTGCGCCCTCTTCGCCACCTCATATTTTATTGTCCAGCGCACCTGCCAGGTGCGCCTGGTATCGGACAAGCTCGCTGCATTTACATTCTGGGGCTGGCAGGCCGTGATCGTCGCGGCCGCTATTACCCTGCCACTGGGCCTGACTTCCAGTAAGGAGTACGCCGAACTGGAATGGCCCATCGACATCCTGATCGCCGTGGTCTGGGTGGCCTACGGCGTGGTGTTCTTTGGCACCATCATGAAGCGCAAGGCGCGCCACATCTATGTCGCGAACTGGTTCCTGGGCTCGTTTATCGTCACAGTTGCTATCTTGCACATCATGAACTCCGCAGCAGTACCTGTATCGGCCTTTAAATCGTATTCAGCCTATGCCGGCACCGTGGATGCGATGGTCCAGTGGTGGTATGGCCATAACGCCGTGGGCTTTTTCCTGACCGCGGGTTTCCTGGGCATGATGTACTACTTTGTGCCCAAGCAGGCGGAGCGCCCCGTGTATTCCTATCGCCTGTCTATCGTCCATTTCTGGGCGCTAATCTCGATTTACATCTGGGCCGGCCCCCACCACCTGCACTACACCGCCCTGCCCGATTGGGCACAAAGCCTGGGCATGATCATGTCACTGATTCTGCTGGCTCCTTCCTGGGGCGGCATGATTAACGGCATGATGACCCTGTCCGGCGCCTGGCATAAGCTGCGCACCGACCCAATTCTGCGCTTCCTGGTTGTCAGCCTGTCGTTCTACGGAATGTCGACATTTGAAGGCCCGATGATGGCCATCAAGACCGTTAACGCACTGTCTCACTACACCGACTGGACCATTGGCCACGTGCACTCTGGCGCACTAGGCTGGGTAGCCATGATTTCCATTGGCTCGCTGTACCACCTGATTCCGATCGTGTTCGGCCGCGACCGCATGTACTCCACCGACCTGATTAACGTCCACTTCTGGATGGCGACCATTGGCACAGTGATGTACATCGCTTCCATGTGGGTCAACGGCATCATGCAGGGCCTGATGTGGCGCGCCTACAACCAGGACGGCACCCTGACCTACAGCTTCGTTGAGTCTGTCGCCGCCAGCTATCCCGGTTATGTGGTCCGTGTACTGGGTGGCGCCGTGTTCTTTGGTGGCATGCTGGTCATGGCCTACAACGTATACATGACAACCCGCCGCGACGTCGAAGCCCAGCCTGCACCTGTTGCAGCCAGCGCCGCCTGA